The DNA segment ATTCGCGAAGTGTTCCACCTTTGAAACTGCATTCTCCAACAGAAAAGCCTTTCTCCGTGTTTCGACCAGCTCTAGTATTTACCTTGTGTGTTTGCACTGGGAGAATCTCCATCTCTCCTTGCACTTGGAACACAGTGTAAGCACACAGCGATTGCCATGACTCTGGGGAGAATCCCTGACTCATAGATGGGGTGGGAAGGGATAGGAGAGATGCGGGGCAGGCAGGGACATGTGCAGTGAGGGACGAATGTCAGTCTGAAGGCCACACGTAAGTGTTTCAGAAAAATGATCATCTGCAGGCTCGTCCTCTTCACTCCATCACATGTTCTGCGCTAATAAACTCACAGACCTCGTTTCTGTATAGTCTGCGGCATGTGTGTTATTAGCTTAGGATACAGTTGTgttaacattatttttattcttaCTGAGCTGTGCCCTCTGTCACCTCACCCTGCTCTCTAGATACTTATAAATCAGAGTGATCTGATTGGCCGCAGCCCTCAGAATGTCCCATCCCCATGTCCACAGAAAATATAATACCCTCCCTGCCTATCACCTGACTTAACCCTTATCTGACACCTGTCCCTGGCACCTCCTTTCTAGGATCTTCATGTGGTGCCTATCGCACCATGGTACGTTAgctccccatccctcctcccatccccccaccgaGGGAGAGTTCGTCTTCCCTCCCATTTCCCACTAAGAGTAATAATGGCTTGGTAtgaattactttgtatttattatCTGGGTTTAAGGGAGGGGCAAGGCAAGGAGGGTGTCATTGCTAAAGGCAGCTTTATTTATTGGGATAGCAGATTCTGAAGGTGGTAACCAACCAGAGCAATGGTTGAAACAATATAATGACCACAGTTACTGAGAGAGACCCCATAGTCGCGCATTCAGCGCGGAGCTCTGCATAACTGAGAAATGCAGTTGCAGGTGAGTGTCTGTACTGCATCCCTGCGCTCTCAGTGGCAGGGACTCTTTGGCATACTGTTGAATGAACGAATGAATTGCATAATCAGTGGCACACAGCACGGCTTGTATCCCTTCGCCAGTTGGACTGAGGAATCTGGCGTAACTGTGGATTGTGGAGTACAGTATAACTGTGCCCCTAGTAGAAGCGTATTGCCCTGAGGCGTGTGGGATCTGGTATAACGGCACATTGGACGCATTTGTTGTCATGCAGAAATCCAGTTTAACTTTCAAAACATTTGTAGTAAATGTCTAATCTCTTTTTCCACTCCAAATGAGGAGTCCATTGGTCCCTCCTCCGTAAGTGACTGAAGTCCAGGAACATGCTGCTAGCCCTAAGGAGTGAGAGCAGGAGCTTGTTGGCACTTCAGTGATTCTGGAGGCTAAAAGGGTAATTAGGGAAGATTATAGCTACACAATGGGAAGAAGTGATTAGAATGTAAATTGGAGGCTGAGCTGCAGCACTAGAACGGCAGAACACAAGGCAAAGGAATTTGTTCTGTAATTACACAGTACAATATCCAGCTTTCACTCCCTTTAGGGTACTTTGTTCGGGTCGAGTGCTACCATATAATGCCTTTTCTGCAATCTAgtgctaaaaaataaaaaggacaaCTAGGCTGAACCTGGATTAAAGGATTGGAGGCATGAAGAGAAATTAAAGAACCATGATCTATATAGTTCACAACCTGACTGATAAGGAGGATGAAACTGAAATGCACAAATCTTATTAACTCCGCATTGAACGCCAAGGGATAATTGCACATAATAAATCCCCTAGTATTATGGAATAGATAAAGGAAATACCGTTTTCCCCCTGCCAAGACCAGACGAAGGCTGGCATGTGAATGGGCCTTACTGGAACAAAGTTAATAGCAGACACGAGGCACGTCTCATTAACCTACCAGTACATGTGCAGAGTTAATGCCATTTCTGATGTTTGCTGTGGAGCAGTTAGAATAGACAAACTTTGGGAAGAACCAGTCGTTTCTGATTCCTAGTTTATCATGTGGGGAcgcctctccccaaccccctctAGAGACCTGACGTACTAGTAGCCTTTCCTCCAGCTGATCGCTGTCTTGGAGCATGGCACAGGGCCCTGCAAACACTGAACAGTCCATTCTGGACACACCATGTAAAGCTTTGCGTCCCTCAGACATGTCGAGGGACCCATGACATGCCCACACAAATCCCTACCCTGTTATACCTGATCTTCTGCTGCAGAATAGCAGCTTCGTTAGCCAGGTTGTGTTCTGGTTCCATGCATTTCCTGTATCGTCTTTAAATGACTTCCGGTGGGATGTTGGTCCAGTGTGTTGACAAAGCAGCACCCAAACAAGGTGTCTCTCTCCCAGCTTCCAAACTCAAAACTCTCTTTTTCTGTCAGGCTGCTCCTTCTCCCATTAGCTCACTGCAGGCTTGTGATTGGTCCAGTGGACTGCTTGTCCAGATCAACCCATGCAGAAGCCTCCCTATTGGCCACAGCAGAGGTTTTTAGTTCCTTCAGTCCCTGACTCCAAGCATGCTGCTGTAGGTCATGCCTCCTTGGTACGGCTCCTGTCCCCCTCTCACGTTGGTTAGCCCACCTAGAGATTGATGAGCCAGCCGGCTACACAGTCACATGAGGCTCTTTTTGCTCATGCAGTAGCCTGTGCATTAatatccagaggtcccaggttagCTCCCTACTGCTGATGACCCACCCAGCGGCGTGGTGTTACACTGGGATTGGGGTCAGAGCACCGTGGCAGCCATCTTAGCTGTAATCCTTTTGGTAGGGACTCAGACCGGGGCTACAGGAGCTGGGAAACCCAAGTGGAAATTACATGAGGATTGGTTGTTTTCAAGCCTTATGATAATATTGTTCTCTACTGTGGGTAGTATATCTATTAAATGCAACAGAAAATGTAATAAATTGGTGTCATACTAATTAAGGAAAACAAAAGTAAATATTAAGTAGTAAATGGAGATTGTTTCCCCTTTTCTGTTCTGCTCTCTTTATCCTGCTGTCTTCTGGAGAGTTGGCATTTCTTGTAGCCCCACAATCCACCCTGGCACATGGCCGGCTGTGAGTGTGTCTCCCTTAATATCGTGGGGAAATGCTCTTCTTACGCCTCTGATTAACTCCTTCTTGTTTATGCCCCACAGCTGACAATGAGAACAATATTGCCTCTAACCAACCCAGATCACCTCTGACTGTTGTGGAAGAAAAATGGAAACCACAGCTCCAAAGAAACAATGCCAATAATAGTATGTAGCCATGTTTTCTCATTACGTTTCCCTGTAGGCCTTGGACCAATGGCTCTGTACCTGGGGTGGGTCACAGCAATGGTTCAGGCAGGGCGAAGCCCATGTCCCGCACCTGTCGGGAGTACTTCTCATGTATTTTTTCTCAGTTAGTCACACCAGATCTCAGGTGCCGTTAGCACCCTATTGTACTCGTTCCCACTAAAGCGCCTTTGaaatctgtaaaaagcagcagagtcctgtggcactttatagactaacagacgttttggagcatgagctttcgtgggtgaatacccacttcgtcggatgcaacctgatgcatccgacgaagtgggtattcacccacgaaatctcatgctccaatacgtctgttagtctttaaggtgccacaggactctttgctgctttttacagatccagactaacacggctcccctctgatatttgaaatCTGTGTAGAGGCTATCTGGAAACTCCAGGGGAGATAATAGAAATGTAGCCATGGTAGGGAAAAAGGCTGAGAGAGAGCTCCTGTCTCCGAACTCATTAACAAGACTAGTCTTGCTGGGAGTTGTAACTTCTGGTCTGAGTTTGGATTTCCTTGCCATAGGGAAAGAGATCATTGCCCTACTCATCACCAGAGAGTTACTGGCAGCCAACAAGGTTCTAGCTCAACCACTAATTCGCTAccggactttgggcaagtcacatgatcTTGTGTTTCAGTCACAAACAATGTGGGAAATgggggtattttaaaaaaaaataaaagcagcagtGATACAATACCTCAGCTGAGCTTCCCTGCGGAAACAAGATGCATTAAAACCCTAATATTTTGTGTCCTATGGTGTGTCCAAAAATGGCAGAAGCAACAATAAAGCCCAGCAGGCGTCACAAAAACTAGACTagagctggggaaggagaaagaaaaccTTAAACTGTACAGGCCTGAACACCAGAGTATTTGACCAAAAAAGCCAGACTTCTTGTACATACAAAACTGAGGTAGATGCAGCTCTTATTAAAATAATGTGATGCTAACGTGAGTCCTGAATTCTAAATAGAAGAAGAATGGAAAGGCCAACCTAGCACACTAAGACATACGAGGTGAATTGAAGATCTAACTGCTAACCCCGATGCACTGTAAACCAGTACCATCCTTGATTATAACTTAATTAGACAACTCCTAGATCAGTGCCACAGAGAGGTCTCTggggagggacagaggacagCTGCCCAAGGCCATGATGACGGCTGAATCCTGCATAATCCACTTCTACTGTGCTTTTGTTACTGAATCAGGGAAAACGTACTGATAAGCTCCTCTCTGCTGTAAGCAAGAGAAAAAGTCCGTCATCGGTTCAGCAGGGACAGCCTGAATCTAGAAACACTTTGGTATAGAGACCCACTGGTAATCCTAGGTTCAGGAATATATCTGTACCTGCCATACTCTGGGCAAGTGCCTCCTGGTTGGGTCACTCGCAGAGGAGAAATTCTGGCCTTGTTGTTCCTGTTCCTTGGGTAGAAGGAATGATCCTGACAGGTTTCTTTCTTCTTTCTGTTTTTCTGCAGCATCTGCAAGTGGTTCAGTAGCAAACAGCGCGATCCCGGAGAAGGAGCGGCAGAACattgctgaaaggctgctgcggGTGATGTGCACCGACCTCGGAGCTTTGAGTGTGGTGAGCGGGAAGGAATTCATCAAGCTGGCACAGACCTTGGTGGATAGTGGTGCTCGCTACGGTGCTTTCTCTGTCACAGAAATCCTTGGCAACTTCAACACACTGGCGCTGAAGCATTTGCCTCGGATGTACAACCAAGTGAAAGTGAAAGTCACCTGTGCCCTGGGCAGCAATGCCTGCCTAGGCATAGGTGTCACTTGCCACTCTCAGAGCGTTGGCCCTGATTCCTGCTACATCCTGACAGCTTATCAGGTTGAAGGCAACCACATCAAGAGTTATGTCCTGGGAATTAAGGGGGTGGACATCCGAGATAATGGTGATTTTATCCACCACTGGGTGCAGAACGTGATGTCTGAGTTTGTGATGTCGGAAATCAGGACAGTGTACGTCACAGACTGCAAAGTCAACTCCTCTGCGTTCTCCAAGGCAGGCATGTGCTTGCGTTGTTCGGCCTGTGCCTTGAACTCAGTCGTGCAGAGTGTGTTGAGTAAGCGAACACTACAGGCTCGCAACATGCACGAAGTCATTGAGCTCCTGAATGTCTGTGAAGATTTGGCAGGATCCACGGGCCTCTCAAAGGAGACCTTTGGCTCTCTGGAGGAGACGTCTCCCCCACCGTGCTGGAACTCAGTGACTGACTCCCTCCTGCTTGTCCATGAGCGTTATGAGCAGATATGTGAGTTCTACAGCAGAGCCAAGAAGATGAACCTCATCCAAAACCTGAACAAGCATCTTCTCAGCAACCTGGCAGCCATTTTGGCCCCAGTGAAACAAGCAGTTATTGAACTGAGCAATGAGAGCCGGCCCACCCTGCAGCTGGTACTGCCCACTTACGTGAAACTGGAGAAACTGTTCACTTCCAAAGCCAATGACGCTGGCATAGTCAGCAAGCTTTGCCACCTCTTCCTGGAGGCACTGAAGGAGAACTTCAAAGTTCACTCTGCACACAAAGTAGCCATGATCTTGGACCCTCAGCAGAAGCTGCGGCCAGTCCCACCATACCAGCATGAAGAGATCATTGGCAAGGTCTGTGAATTGATCAATGAAGTGAAAGAGTCCTGGGCAGAAGAACCAGAATTTGAACCTTCTACCAAGAAACCACGGGCAGCAGGTGAGGCCCCGCCAGCTCAGGAAGAAGAGCAGTTTGGGAAAAATGAAGTCTACGATTATTTGCAAGAACCCCTCTTCcaggccacccctgatctatttCAGTACTGGTCATGTGTTACCCAAAAGCATACGAAACTAGCCAAGTTGGCCTTTTGGCTCTTAGCAGTGCCTGCTGTCGGTGCCAGAAGTGAATGTGTAAATATGTGTGAGCAGGCCCTCTTAATCAAAAGGAGGCGGCTGCTCAGTCCAGAAGACATGAACAAACTCATGTTTTTGAAGTCCAACATGCTTTAAAActgtcttttaattaaaaaaaaaattaaaacactgttccaaacaaagaaaagaatttaAGTTCTAAACACTGTGGACCTCATTATGAAAGCCCCTGGAAACCAAGTgcttatatatgtgtgtgtatgattttatatgtgtgtgtatgtgtgtgtatacacacacacacacacacacacacatatttatatatatataaaatataataaaaaaataagtttcAGAGGGAAGCCGAGCACGTATCAGACACAGCCCTCTGCCAGGAACGTGCTCCTTTCCATTAGCTAGCATGTGGACTTGACAGACTTTCTAATGTTTTCAAGTGGGCACACCAATGGGAGGCTGACATTCTAAAATCTTCAGGCAGCTGCGATCTAAAGTGACTTGAAGTTTCTTTTatttctcctccacccccccccccttttcccctGGGCCACCTTGCCATGGATAATCAAACAACATTGACTAGACCGGTTCTCCACTGGGCTTTGCTCCTCTGAAGAACTGTACACCTTGAGGGCATTCGTTTGTAGCCTTCTTAACATATGTTGCGTGTTATGAAGGCCACTGTGTTTTACAAGCACTAGTATCTCTAGAAATCAGGAAGGGAGACTTTAAGGAAACACatttttttgcattttaatataagaaaaaaaaattatactctTCTGTCTCCACTCCCATTTTTGAGTTTAATGTTTTAGCTAGTGATTTTACCTTTTCGAGTTTGATTTAGAACTGAGAGAAATTATTATGGCAAAGAGTGTCTGTAACTGTTAtgttttatagattttttttttgacaagatCAACTTTTTTCTGAAGTCCCACTGTAAACTAGCTCATCTCACCTGTGCATcttctatagcagtggttcttaaacttgtTCATAGAGTAGAACAGATCTTCACGGAGGGATTGTCATGTCAATACCTCCTGTCCCATTGAGGACCAACAACATCCCTGTGGGAAATACTGCAATTGCTTAAATGGAAAAGTAACATTAGCAAAGTAATGTATTTTTAGTGTCTTTCAATACACTTTAACAGCTAGCTTGGTATGACTGGACAGGTCTCTGTGGACCACCACCAAGTGATCCACAGGCCACCAGTGGTCCACAGGcttcagtttgagaacctctgctataCAGCATTTTTGTAAGCCTTCCCCATACACGTGTCAAAACAATCTTCACATGGTCAAGAACAAACCAAGGTGTATGATATATCAGGGGAGCAGAGGTCATCAGTTTTCAAAATGTAGCGTTTGAAGGAAGCTAAGATAAGCGTATGGGCTTCTGAATGTATGTGCTCCCACTTGGTAACTTCTCGCGTTATTCTGACGGTTTCCTCTGCTAGCACGAATGTCTTTTAAATACCTATAGTGCATTACACTACTTGATACACTGCTGAATCATTCTGGCTGGTAAGGTCCTGTGACCTTAAAACTTCATGTTCACTGGCTCTTCAGACATATAGCCCATGCCCACCTGCAGTATAGGAGATCGTCATAAAACCCAAGTATCATGAGTCATTTCTGCTGGCAGCCCAGGCGAGCTCTTTAACGGTGTGTCTGtactgcaaaaaaacccactcagctgacttgggctcgcagagCTTgcgctacagggctaaaaatagcagtgtagatgttccactttgggctggagcccagactctgagACCTCCTCCACTCGCCGAGTCTccaagcccaggctccagtccaagcaggaccatctacactactatttttagtccCGAGGTGTGAACCCGAGTCACTTgaccgggctctgagactcactgctgctggagcttttttgcagtgtagacaaatcctGAATGTCTGCACACAAAGTTGAGTGGCGTCACACCTGACCTCTTAGATCTGGTGTTCTTGGACAAACTGAATTCTCCACCAAAGGGATTTGGATCCCAATGGCAATTAAGTAAATTCCTTTCTTGATGCATCCTCTCACACTTCAAGCAGTTTGCTCCCTAGTTGGAATCACTGGTGACAAGACCAGTCTTACAGATTTATGTGCCCAGATGAGTCTCTAGAGCAGTTCAGTTGTTAACACTATCAACTCTGAACTGAAAGGTTGTGGGTTGAGGTCCGTGAGCAGGATGTGGGTCTGTGCTGCATGCTGACAATGTACTGCTGGGGACAAAggagctgctgcacactgagagGTACCATCCACTGAACAGACATTAAGCCAAGATTCCTTCTGCCCATCTCTGGTTGCAGTGACAATTAAAGATCCCAAGACACTTGTTAGAAATGGAGGATAAAGAGTCCTGGCCAATAAATCTCTCTCCTAGTGGAACAAGTTCTAACGCCCCATGTGAGCACACATCGGTTGCTGTTTGCTTGCAGTCACTTGCACTCCCAGTATCTAACACTTCCCCTCCAGACACCTAGATTCTGAAAGGCACTGAATGAGGTTCTCTGTGGCCTGTATTGCTCAGAGCTGGGTGACAATAGTGACCCCTACTTGTTCCAGGCACATCTAAGGACAGCCCTGGGTATGCAGATATCTTTCCCAACAGATCGCTGCCCCTTCCCAGCTAGGGAGCAGCACCTCGTGCAGACTGAATAGGCTGAAGATTGTGTTGGCTTCCTGCCCATGACACCAGTGCAAAATCATCCATCTTCTAAATGCAATTGTGAGTGTGGTTGTGGAGGTCTTTATTCTAACAATGTTTCTAGTAAGAACAGCTCCAGTGCTGCAGGAATAATACCATTTAAAGAGAACACTCAAGAGCAGGAGACACCCCAAAAATGTATCTTCTTGTGCAATGGACTTTGCAAACAGAGATATTTCTTTGTGGGATTTCTTTCCCCTTCAGAACAAGGGTTTTGCTGTTTATTTCCTCCTATATGAGTGCTACCTGCTCAGCCATTTTgagcagccctacaataataAATCTGTTTGCACATGCAGTGCAGGAGAAAAGTTTAATAAACAGAATTGAAATTTCAAGCTACTAAGgagaaaaagagggagagaaacccTGCCTGTGAAAACTGAGAAACCTTTGTGACATGCTTTAGTGACCACTGGGAGAAAATAGGGATGCTTACACAATAAAACCTTCACCGAGTTCAGAACCCAAAGCAGGAGCGGCTTTCCAGTCTTTTGCAAACAGTGTGCGTGATGCACCTTGACAGTCAAAACTCCTGACAGGATTTTAGTTCATTCTCCTAGAGTCAGTACATTATATTACATCTTAGTAAGTCCTTTCAAAGGAGCTGAAGGGAGTTAGaccacacaactcccattgaaattcaattcCAGTTCAGTGGGAGATGAGCATCCGATTCCCTTACCTTTCCTTCAAAATCCCAACCTTAATCAAGAACATGTTTGCTATTGGACAGGGTTAGTAGTTTTGTGGGACAGGTGAGAGGAGTTGTCCCAGCCTGGGGACAGTGTGATTGTTCTTCTTTCTTATATATCTGGAATGCACTGTGTGAACAGAGGGGACTTGTCAGAGAGTCGAAGCCCTGACATAGTGAATGAGACAGAATTGCAACCATTTTGGCATCTATTTAATATGCAGACTGGTGTTAACATCGGATTTGAGAATCAGTCTTGGAGCTTTCTTGGCGGAAGGATCAGAGAGAGAAGCTGACTAGACTTCTCGCCCTATCCGAACTGGGAATGCCTCCAACACAGTTACCACCCTACTGCTGTGGATGTCAAACCCGTGACTGCAGTGGAGTCTGATAGGTGGGAACCTCGCCAGTGTTTATAAACTCAGCCTGGCTTCTGGAGAAACCTAGCAGTCTAGAAAATCTATGAGCTTACATGAAATTAACAATTACCCGTTCCCTACCAAGAGAATGGAAGAGTCCACAGCTTCCAATAAGGAGGATAAACACGTAACAGGCGCCAGGTACTTCACTTGCGAGCACCCATTAGTGCTTTGTGCTGCCCACAGAATGATAGTAGCCTATGATGAGCTGCCCCTCGACTGTCCCTATCCACTTCTTATTTACTTCTGTCAGTTATAAGGAGAGAACGGGGTCAGCAGCGCACAGATTTCCTTTATTTGCAAAGGGTTTTCTGATGATTCTCCTCCTTCCTGGCCCCAGTTACTCAGATAGTAGCTCATTCCAGACAGTGCAGATAATTTGCAAAGGTTTTGAATTCAGGA comes from the Mauremys mutica isolate MM-2020 ecotype Southern chromosome 18, ASM2049712v1, whole genome shotgun sequence genome and includes:
- the ZNF618 gene encoding zinc finger protein 618 isoform X15; its protein translation is MKLSPAARGVNEVTPLHLFQPKCICDQADESSSTGKRSSSSREHLKRSPKSPKAEGSDSVTSQSSPSEEPGTMTEVKVKTEIPDDYIQEVIWQDDTKDSKKNIKDGPGDVPAEICVVIGGVRNQQTLGSYECGICGKKYKYYNCFQTHVRAHRDTEAASGEGASQGNNFRYTCDICGKKYKYYSCFQEHRDLHAVDVFSVEGAPENRADPYDQTVIAADEVKEEEPEPFQKIGPTPTDTGSTTGLARKPFLLRFPARFYNPKTGNYTCEFCGKQYKYYTPYQEHVALHAPIKSAFSRRVEGKAQNNFEETNSSSQNSSETASPLISNPFPLLQKPYTCGACGIQFQFYNNLLEHMQSHAADNENNIASNQPRSPLTVVEEKWKPQLQRNNANNTSASGSVANSAIPEKERQNIAERLLRVMCTDLGALSVVSGKEFIKLAQTLVDSGARYGAFSVTEILGNFNTLALKHLPRMYNQVKVKVTCALGSNACLGIGVTCHSQSVGPDSCYILTAYQVEGNHIKSYVLGIKGVDIRDNGDFIHHWVQNVMSEFVMSEIRTVYVTDCKVNSSAFSKAGMCLRCSACALNSVVQSVLSKRTLQARNMHEVIELLNVCEDLAGSTGLSKETFGSLEETSPPPCWNSVTDSLLLVHERYEQICEFYSRAKKMNLIQNLNKHLLSNLAAILAPVKQAVIELSNESRPTLQLVLPTYVKLEKLFTSKANDAGIVSKLCHLFLEALKENFKVHSAHKVAMILDPQQKLRPVPPYQHEEIIGKVCELINEVKESWAEEPEFEPSTKKPRAAGEAPPAQEEEQFGKNEVYDYLQEPLFQATPDLFQYWSCVTQKHTKLAKLAFWLLAVPAVGARSECVNMCEQALLIKRRRLLSPEDMNKLMFLKSNML
- the ZNF618 gene encoding zinc finger protein 618 isoform X8, encoding MKLSPAARGVNEVTPLHLFQPKCICDQADESSSTGKRSSSSREHLKRSPKSPKAEGSDSVTSQSSPSEEPGTMTEVKVKTEIPDDYIQEVIWQDDTKDSKKNIKDGPGDVPAEICVVIGGVRNQQTLGSYECGICGKKYKYYNCFQTHVRAHRDTEAASGEGASQGNNFRYTCDICGKKYKYYSCFQEHRDLHAVDVFSVEGAPENRADPYDQTVIAADEVKEEEPEPFQKIGPKTGNYTCEFCGKQYKYYTPYQEHVALHAPIKFSRSPLFVAVKTQASQSGKKTPASIIRCSTLLHRSPSGIPPASQSQMFRAPNSGSPGSKATTAESAFSRRVEGKAQNNFEETNSSSQNSSETASPLISNPFPLLQKPYTCGACGIQFQFYNNLLEHMQSHAADNENNIASNQPRSPLTVVEEKWKPQLQRNNANNTSASGSVANSAIPEKERQNIAERLLRVMCTDLGALSVVSGKEFIKLAQTLVDSGARYGAFSVTEILGNFNTLALKHLPRMYNQVKVKVTCALGSNACLGIGVTCHSQSVGPDSCYILTAYQVEGNHIKSYVLGIKGVDIRDNGDFIHHWVQNVMSEFVMSEIRTVYVTDCKVNSSAFSKAGMCLRCSACALNSVVQSVLSKRTLQARNMHEVIELLNVCEDLAGSTGLSKETFGSLEETSPPPCWNSVTDSLLLVHERYEQICEFYSRAKKMNLIQNLNKHLLSNLAAILAPVKQAVIELSNESRPTLQLVLPTYVKLEKLFTSKANDAGIVSKLCHLFLEALKENFKVHSAHKVAMILDPQQKLRPVPPYQHEEIIGKVCELINEVKESWAEEPEFEPSTKKPRAAGEAPPAQEEEQFGKNEVYDYLQEPLFQATPDLFQYWSCVTQKHTKLAKLAFWLLAVPAVGARSECVNMCEQALLIKRRRLLSPEDMNKLMFLKSNML
- the ZNF618 gene encoding zinc finger protein 618 isoform X14 codes for the protein MKLSPAARGVNEVTPLHLFQPKCICDQADESSSTGKRSSSSREHLKRSPKSPKAEGSDSVTSQSSPSEEPGTMTEVKVKTEIPDDYIQEVIWQDDTKDSKKNIKDGPGDVPAEICVVIGGVRNQQTLGSYECGICGKKYKYYNCFQTHVRAHRDTEAASGEGASQGNNFRYTCDICGKKYKYYSCFQEHRDLHAVDVFSVEGAPENRADPYDQTVIAADEVKEEEPEPFQKIGPKTGNYTCEFCGKQYKYYTPYQEHVALHAPIKFSRSPLFVAVKTQASQSGKKTPASIIRCSTLLHRSPSGIPPASQSQMFRAPNSGSPGSKATTESAFSRRVEGKAQNNFEETNSSSQNSSETASPLISNPFPLLQKPYTCGACGIQFQFYNNLLEHMQSHAADNENNIASNQPRSPLTVVEEKWKPQLQRNNANNTSASGSVANSAIPEKERQNIAERLLRVMCTDLGALSVVSGKEFIKLAQTLVDSGARYGAFSVTEILGNFNTLALKHLPRMYNQVKVKVTCALGSNACLGIGVTCHSQSVGPDSCYILTAYQVEGNHIKSYVLGIKGVDIRDNGDFIHHWVQNVMSEFVMSEIRTVYVTDCKVNSSAFSKAGMCLRCSACALNSVVQSVLSKRTLQARNMHEVIELLNVCEDLAGSTGLSKETFGSLEETSPPPCWNSVTDSLLLVHERYEQICEFYSRAKKMNLIQNLNKHLLSNLAAILAPVKQAVIELSNESRPTLQLVLPTYVKLEKLFTSKANDAGIVSKLCHLFLEALKENFKVHSAHKVAMILDPQQKLRPVPPYQHEEIIGKVCELINEVKESWAEEPEFEPSTKKPRAAGEAPPAQEEEQFGKNEVYDYLQEPLFQATPDLFQYWSCVTQKHTKLAKLAFWLLAVPAVGARSECVNMCEQALLIKRRRLLSPEDMNKLMFLKSNML
- the ZNF618 gene encoding zinc finger protein 618 isoform X3, whose protein sequence is MSQPDSSAPEPAAAPGEQADESSSTGKRSSSSREHLKRSPKSPKAEGSDSVTSQSSPSEEPGTMTEVKVKTEIPDDYIQEVIWQDDTKDSKKNIKDGPGDVPAEICVVIGGVRNQQTLDGKAVEHSSPVGYTRNRYSGTWIFDHALRYTSGSYECGICGKKYKYYNCFQTHVRAHRDTEAASGEGASQGNNFRYTCDICGKKYKYYSCFQEHRDLHAVDVFSVEGAPENRADPYDQTVIAADEVKEEEPEPFQKIGPTPTDTGSTTGLARKPFLLRFPARFYNPKTGNYTCEFCGKQYKYYTPYQEHVALHAPIKFSRSPLFVAVKTQASQSGKKTPASIIRCSTLLHRSPSGIPPASQSQMFRAPNSGSPGSKATTAESAFSRRVEGKAQNNFEETNSSSQNSSETASPLISNPFPLLQKPYTCGACGIQFQFYNNLLEHMQSHAADNENNIASNQPRSPLTVVEEKWKPQLQRNNANNTSASGSVANSAIPEKERQNIAERLLRVMCTDLGALSVVSGKEFIKLAQTLVDSGARYGAFSVTEILGNFNTLALKHLPRMYNQVKVKVTCALGSNACLGIGVTCHSQSVGPDSCYILTAYQVEGNHIKSYVLGIKGVDIRDNGDFIHHWVQNVMSEFVMSEIRTVYVTDCKVNSSAFSKAGMCLRCSACALNSVVQSVLSKRTLQARNMHEVIELLNVCEDLAGSTGLSKETFGSLEETSPPPCWNSVTDSLLLVHERYEQICEFYSRAKKMNLIQNLNKHLLSNLAAILAPVKQAVIELSNESRPTLQLVLPTYVKLEKLFTSKANDAGIVSKLCHLFLEALKENFKVHSAHKVAMILDPQQKLRPVPPYQHEEIIGKVCELINEVKESWAEEPEFEPSTKKPRAAGEAPPAQEEEQFGKNEVYDYLQEPLFQATPDLFQYWSCVTQKHTKLAKLAFWLLAVPAVGARSECVNMCEQALLIKRRRLLSPEDMNKLMFLKSNML
- the ZNF618 gene encoding zinc finger protein 618 isoform X1, with protein sequence MKLSPAARGVNEVTPLHLFQPKCICDQADESSSTGKRSSSSREHLKRSPKSPKAEGSDSVTSQSSPSEEPGTMTEVKVKTEIPDDYIQEVIWQDDTKDSKKNIKDGPGDVPAEICVVIGGVRNQQTLDGKAVEHSSPVGYTRNRYSGTWIFDHALRYTSGSYECGICGKKYKYYNCFQTHVRAHRDTEAASGEGASQGNNFRYTCDICGKKYKYYSCFQEHRDLHAVDVFSVEGAPENRADPYDQTVIAADEVKEEEPEPFQKIGPTPTDTGSTTGLARKPFLLRFPARFYNPKTGNYTCEFCGKQYKYYTPYQEHVALHAPIKFSRSPLFVAVKTQASQSGKKTPASIIRCSTLLHRSPSGIPPASQSQMFRAPNSGSPGSKATTAESAFSRRVEGKAQNNFEETNSSSQNSSETASPLISNPFPLLQKPYTCGACGIQFQFYNNLLEHMQSHAADNENNIASNQPRSPLTVVEEKWKPQLQRNNANNTSASGSVANSAIPEKERQNIAERLLRVMCTDLGALSVVSGKEFIKLAQTLVDSGARYGAFSVTEILGNFNTLALKHLPRMYNQVKVKVTCALGSNACLGIGVTCHSQSVGPDSCYILTAYQVEGNHIKSYVLGIKGVDIRDNGDFIHHWVQNVMSEFVMSEIRTVYVTDCKVNSSAFSKAGMCLRCSACALNSVVQSVLSKRTLQARNMHEVIELLNVCEDLAGSTGLSKETFGSLEETSPPPCWNSVTDSLLLVHERYEQICEFYSRAKKMNLIQNLNKHLLSNLAAILAPVKQAVIELSNESRPTLQLVLPTYVKLEKLFTSKANDAGIVSKLCHLFLEALKENFKVHSAHKVAMILDPQQKLRPVPPYQHEEIIGKVCELINEVKESWAEEPEFEPSTKKPRAAGEAPPAQEEEQFGKNEVYDYLQEPLFQATPDLFQYWSCVTQKHTKLAKLAFWLLAVPAVGARSECVNMCEQALLIKRRRLLSPEDMNKLMFLKSNML